In a single window of the Zea mays cultivar B73 chromosome 5, Zm-B73-REFERENCE-NAM-5.0, whole genome shotgun sequence genome:
- the LOC100282149 gene encoding protein AIG1 isoform X1 has translation MGGSQYDDEWVLPSADITLVLVGKLGYGKSATGNSILGREAFVSEYSHSGVTNTCQLGSTTLMDGRTINVIDTPGLFDMSIASDDAGKEIVKCMNMAKDGIHAVLMVFSGTSRFSREDASTIETIKVFFGEKIVDHMVLVFTYGDLVGESKLKNMLNDAPEYLQNVVELCQNRVVVFDNRTKDRRLQAQQLDKLLYVVDSVCANNGGKPFTDQMFTRIKEVHDREKEVHTLGYSDEQISELKEEIHRTRDEQLAQITSMVEEKLNRTVEKLQQQLMEEQNARLEAEKVAHEAMRKSEAQIQELKERLEKARLENEEFRRMAQSSKCAIL, from the exons ATGGGTGGAAGCCAGTACGATGATGAATGGGTGTTGCCCAGTGCCGATATcactcttgttcttgttgggaaacTTGGCTATGGAAAGAGTGCAACTGGAAATAGCATCCTTGGACGGGAAGCATTTGTATCAGAATATTCACATTCTGGTGTTACTAATACTTGTCAGCTGGGAAGCACTACCCTGATGGACGGCCGGACCATCAATGTTATTGATACACCAG GGTTATTTGATATGAGCATTGCATCAGACGATGCTGGTAAAGAGATTGTTAAATGTATGAACATGGCTAAAGATGGGATACATGCAGTTCTAATGGTTTTTAGTGGCACATCTCGGTTTTCTCGAGAGGATGCAAGTACAATTGAGACTATTAAGGTCTTTTTTGGAGAAAAGATTGTTGACCACATGGTTTTAGTTTTTACTTATGGTGATCTAGTTGGTGAATCTAAGTTGAAGAACATGCTCAATGATGCGCCAGAGTATTTGCAG AATGTTGTTGAGCTATGCCAAAACAGAGTTGTCGTCTTCGATAACAGGACCAAGGACCGAAGGCTCCAAGCGCAGCAACTTGACAAATTGCTCTATGTAGTGGACTCGGTTTGTGCAAACAATGGAGGAAAACCATTTACAGATCAAATGTTCACTCGCATCAAG GAGGTGCATGATAGGGAAAAAGAGGTGCATACCTTGGGATATTCAGATGAGCAGATATCTGAGTTGAAGGAGGAGATTCATAGAACTAGGGATGAACAGCTTGCACAGATAACCAGCATG GTCGAGGAAAAGCTAAACCGCACTGTGGAGAAGCTGCAACAGCAGCTCATGGAGGAACAGAACGCAAGGCTGGAGGCCGAGAAGGTGGCGCATGAAGCTATGCGGAAATCAGAAGCGCAGATCCAGGAGCTGAAGGAGAGACTCGAGAAGGCTCGACTGGAAAACGAGGAGTTCCGGAGGATGGCGCAGAGCAGTAAATGTGCTATCCTATAG
- the LOC103627298 gene encoding tubulin-folding cofactor C, translating into MEPDSDQPKAAARGGHRKHLAMLERLSKRSSSSVGAPPSDSSDASPVEAFLSRFADAKLAAESALSACRSSSPEDDAAASLAAAAAAIDDIDRLIAEASHALPPYELRAALATAADLRAAHSVAASELRPKKSFSFRNKSRNPRNPPQDRVTASPPQPPPPEQPKPSLDAILPGFGFRGRNGATFVKDLRVSNDKDGDFTLADLVSCEVYLKGKCRALYIHKLRDCRVFVGAVLGSVLIEDVDGCIFVMAAHQIRIHEARVTDFYLRVRSRPIIEDCSGVRFAPYVLNYEGIGEDLKDSGLEEETGNWANVDDFKWLKAVQSPNWRLVPEEERLQTVNISELHKQEDDS; encoded by the coding sequence ATGGAGCCGGATTCCGATCAGCCAAAGGCTGCCGCCCGTGGGGGCCACCGCAAGCACCTGGCCATGCTCGAGCGCCTCTCCAAGCGCTCCTCCTCCTCGGTCGGCGCCCCACCCTCGGACTCCTCTGATGCCTCCCCCGTCGAAGCCTTCCTCTCCCGCTTCGCCGACGCCAAGCTCGCCGCGGAGTCAGCACTCTCCGCCTGCCGCTCCTCCTCCCCCGAAGACGACGCGGCCGCATCTCTGGCGGCTGCTGCGGCCGCCATCGATGACATCGATCGCCTCATCGCCGAGGCGTCCCATGCACTGCCCCCCTACGAGCTCCGCGCCGCCCTCGCCACCGCCGCCGACCTCCGCGCGGCACACAGTGTTGCCGCCTCTGAGCTCCGTCCCAAGAAGTCCTTCTCCTTCAGGAACAAGAGCAGGAATCCGAGGAACCCGCCTCAGGATCGTGTCACCGCATCACCACCGCAGCCACCTCCTCCGGAGCAGCCGAAACCTAGTCTTGACGCGATCCTACCAGGGTTCGGGTTCCGGGGCAGGAACGGCGCCACCTTCGTGAAGGATCTGCGAGTCTCCAACGACAAGGATGGGGATTTCACGCTCGCGGATTTGGTTTCCTGCGAGGTCTATCTCAAGGGCAAATGCCGGGCGCTGTACATCCATAAGCTGAGAGATTGCCGTGTGTTCGTCGGGGCTGTTCTTGGTTCTGTTCTTATAGAAGACGTAGATGGCTGCATATTTGTGATGGCAGCACACCAGATCAGGATCCATGAGGCGAGGGTGACGGATTTCTACTTGCGGGTGAGGAGCAGGCCTATCATTGAGGACTGCAGTGGTGTGAgatttgcaccatatgttttgaatTATGAAGGGATTGGAGAAGATTTGAAGGACTCCGGACTTGAGGAGGAGACTGGTAATTGGGCTAATGTGGATGACTTCAAGTGGCTCAAGGCAGTGCAGTCACCAAATTGGCGGTTAGTTCCAGAGGAAGAACGGTTGCAAACTGTGAACATTTCGGAGCTTCATAAACAGGAAGATGATAGCTGA